In a single window of the Callithrix jacchus isolate 240 chromosome 1, calJac240_pri, whole genome shotgun sequence genome:
- the TOMM22 gene encoding mitochondrial import receptor subunit TOM22 homolog — protein MAAAVAAAGAGEPQSPDELLPKGDAEKTEEELEEDDDDELDETLSERLWGLTEMFPERVRSAAGATFDLSLFVAQKMYRFSRAALWIGTTSFMILVLPVVFETEKLQMEQQQQLQQRQILLGPNTGLSGGMPGALPSLPGKI, from the exons ATGGCTGCCGCCGTCGCTGCTGCCGGTGCAGGGGAACCTCAGTCCCCGGACGAATTGCTCCCGAAAGGCGACGCGGAGAAGactgaggaggagctggaggaggacgACGACGACGAG CTAGATGAGACCCTGTCGGAGAGACTATGGGGCCTGACGGAGATGTTTCCGGAGAGGGTACGGTCCGCGGCGGGAGCCACTTTTGATCTCTCCCTGTTTGTGGCTCAAAAAATGTACAG GTTTTCCAGGGCAGCCTTGTGGATTGGGACCACTTCCTTTATGATCCTGGTTCTTCCAGTTGTCTTTGAAACTGAGAAGTTGCAAatggagcagcagcagcaactgcAGCAGCGGCAG atACTTCTAGGGCCTAACACAGGGCTCTCAGGAGGAATGCCAGGGGCTCTACCTTCACTTCCTGGAAAGATTTAG
- the JOSD1 gene encoding josephin-1 gives MSCVPWKGDKAKSESLELPQAAPPQIYHEKQRRELCALHALNNVFQDSNAFTRDTLQEIFQRLSPNTMVTPHKKSMLGNGNYDVNVIMAALQTKGYEAVWWDKRRDVGVIALTNVMGFIMNLPSSLCWGPLKLPLKRQHWICVREVEGAYYNLDSKLKMPEWIGGESELRKFLKHHLRGKNCELLLVVPEEVEAHQSWRTDV, from the exons atgagtTGTGTGCCATGGAAAGGAGACAAGGCCAAATCTGAATCATTGGAGCTGCCCCAGGCAGCACCCCCACAAATCTACCATGAGAAACAGCGCAGGGAGCTTTGTGCCCTCCACGCCCTCAATAACGTCTTCCAGGACAGCAATGCCTTCACCCGGGATACGCTGCAAGAGATTTTCCAGAG GTTGTCTCCAAACACCATGGTGACACCTCACAAGAAGAGCATGCTGGGAAATGGCAACTACGACGTGAATGTCATTATGGCAGCACTTCAAACCAAAGGCTATGAAGCTGTTTGGTGGGACAAGCGCAG GGATGTCGGTGTCATTGCCCTCACTAACGTCATGGGCTTCATCATGAATCTGCCCTCCAGCCTATGCTGGGGTCCACTGAAGCTGCCCCTCAAAAGGCAGCACTGGATTTGTGTCCGAGAGGTGGAAGGGGCCTACTACAACCTCGACTCCAAACTCAAGATGCCCGAGTGGATTGGAGGCGAGAGCGAGCTCAG GAAGTTTCTAAAACATCATTTACGAGGAAAGAACTGTGAACTCCTGCTGGTGGTACCAGAAGAGGTAGAGGCCCATCAGAGTTGGAGGACTGATGTGTAA
- the LOC144578143 gene encoding uncharacterized protein LOC144578143 → MVNAGGQDRSAEKPGPERGGVRRAADSSCWSDGRPGTTPTPGRRAGGRSGRTPSGRPAPPGTAPSRAARPRPGRPPPSSAAQHRRPLQQPKPSSAPGLARHPLLAGPRPEGESPRLPRESRPAGPSAPEGMEGCPRGPRAARDPTPAGPR, encoded by the exons ATGGTCAACGCAGGAGGGCAGGACCGCTCGGCCGAGAAGCCCggcccagagaggggaggggTGCGCAGAGCCGCGGACAGTAGCTGCTGGTCTGACGGCCGCCCCGGAACAACGCCCACACCCGGGAGAAGGGCAGGCGGGCGTTCTGGCAGGACTCCCTCAGGCCGCCCCGCCCCTCCTGGGACGGCGCCGAGCCGAGCCGCCAGACCCCGGCCCGGCCGGCCGCCGCCGAGCTCCGCAGCCCAACACCGGAGGCCCCTGCAACAGCCCAAACCCTCATCGGCGCCGGGACTCGCCAGGCATCCGTTGCTCGCAG GGCCGCGGCCAGAGGGCGAGAGTCCGCGCCTTCCGAGGGAGTCGCGTCCTGCGGGCCCCAGCGCACCCGAGGGGATGGAGGGCTGCCCCCGAGGCCCCCGCGCGGCCCGCGATCCCACGCCCGCGGGCCCGCGCTAG